In one Brevibacillus choshinensis genomic region, the following are encoded:
- a CDS encoding S-layer homology domain-containing protein, with protein sequence MQDSGFKKKDRLTKNIPQEQFVYTRGGEHKVMKKVVNSVLASALALTVAPMAFAAEATTEAPKMDAAMEKTVKRLESLGLVAGYGNGDFGVDKTITRAEFATLIVRARGLEQGAKLAQFNTTYTDVKSTDWFAGFVNVASGEEIVKGFPDKSFKPQNQVTYAEAVTMIVRALGYEPSVKGVWPNSMISKASELNIAKGINNPNNAAVRGDIFKMLDNALRVDLMEQVEYGTDIRFNVTDETLLTKYLNVTVRDMEWAHDSDNDSDDLPVVSNVPAIGLGKIKSNEVTLAGKNAGLGNTTYKVADSINPNEFAGQHVQVWIKDDKENVIVWMEGSEDEEVVMDRLDTFQLKGKTYTNPSDLSNSDLNDLKISMDGSGKSYKFTKDTEVTYNFTPFNDAAEGLKKIIKDNVDGGFTFSAKLVLNDNNEISYIHVIDDQSLDMSKKGVKYGSEVIEKIDADKKKITNLDGGKFSDLDKLDEGTDFLVFLDGKTAKLADLKPMDVYSVYYADGDTDKLLVFASRTVVEGKVDKVVTRSSTDVRLTIGDKTYRLRKGSTYSDNANKDVKVIDDKNWDLIGDLDGEDVKLFLDASGRIRHVETKDSVDDRKLKAIVTRAAVYSPSDDEYAFTVMTEKGKKLTLSLEAKDIEDTDGQDFDENGNQDELEDILVPSKDESLVMLEVTLDSKGEPSKVKLMDTKGLEFSEGQAWDDLADEDDNIVGDAEVTDDTAIFDMTGAIEGKRLELKDAGIAKFKDIADENDLKVYYLLDEDGEEVDAIFVVEGDGLGGDASLGYVLQYGTKGGEDSVIVLTKDDSNAVVQKEYKLDDDKDGLIRKGIKRGDFIAFDLNSDGEVVVDDVAEVIDGAINSEKAKLKLDSSKWDKNSIEDIQFAQVKDVDGTTITTTKGKKLYTQSSTAFIDAWDDITGIDGVDDGDLIILIDTDDDGKRYDYVLVVGTEDYIDEENITDAEIEAFLTQTPVVDPEPGTDWNAIDSKLDGVSTAVGGGVYAYQVVANLNSKVSEDDIDTVELTINGKVVTDARVEIKDGKIKVQYTTDAKVTSGELKVTSTEGDTDKATVTFKEA encoded by the coding sequence TTGCAGGATTCGGGCTTTAAAAAGAAAGATAGATTAACAAAAAATATTCCCCAAGAACAATTTGTTTATACTAGAGGAGGAGAACACAAGGTTATGAAAAAGGTCGTTAACAGTGTACTGGCTAGTGCCCTCGCACTTACTGTTGCTCCAATGGCATTCGCTGCTGAAGCAACTACAGAAGCTCCTAAAATGGATGCTGCAATGGAAAAAACCGTAAAACGTCTGGAATCTCTTGGCCTGGTAGCAGGTTATGGAAATGGCGATTTCGGTGTAGACAAAACTATCACTCGTGCAGAGTTCGCTACTCTGATCGTTCGCGCTCGCGGACTGGAGCAAGGTGCGAAACTGGCTCAATTCAATACTACTTACACTGACGTTAAATCCACTGACTGGTTCGCTGGATTCGTAAACGTTGCTTCCGGTGAAGAAATCGTTAAAGGTTTCCCGGATAAATCTTTCAAACCACAAAACCAAGTTACTTATGCTGAAGCAGTAACCATGATCGTTCGCGCTCTGGGTTATGAGCCATCCGTTAAAGGTGTATGGCCAAACAGCATGATCTCCAAAGCTTCCGAGCTGAACATTGCAAAAGGTATCAACAACCCTAACAATGCAGCAGTTCGTGGCGACATCTTCAAAATGCTGGACAACGCTCTTCGCGTAGACTTGATGGAGCAAGTTGAATACGGTACTGATATCCGTTTCAACGTAACTGACGAAACTCTTCTGACTAAATACCTGAACGTTACTGTTCGTGACATGGAATGGGCTCACGATTCCGATAACGATTCCGATGACTTGCCAGTAGTTTCCAACGTTCCAGCTATCGGCTTGGGCAAAATCAAGTCCAACGAAGTTACTTTGGCTGGTAAAAACGCTGGTCTGGGCAACACTACTTACAAAGTAGCAGACAGCATCAACCCTAACGAATTCGCTGGTCAACACGTACAAGTGTGGATCAAAGATGACAAAGAAAACGTAATCGTTTGGATGGAAGGTTCCGAAGACGAAGAAGTAGTTATGGACCGTCTGGACACTTTCCAACTGAAAGGTAAAACTTACACGAACCCATCCGATCTGAGCAACTCCGATCTGAACGATCTGAAAATCTCCATGGATGGTAGCGGAAAATCCTACAAATTCACCAAAGACACTGAAGTTACTTACAACTTCACTCCTTTCAACGATGCTGCTGAAGGTCTGAAAAAGATCATCAAAGACAACGTTGACGGTGGATTCACATTCTCCGCTAAACTGGTTCTGAACGATAACAACGAAATCAGCTACATCCACGTAATTGACGACCAATCCTTGGATATGTCCAAAAAAGGCGTTAAATACGGTTCCGAAGTAATCGAGAAAATCGATGCTGACAAGAAAAAAATCACCAACCTGGATGGCGGTAAATTCAGCGATCTGGACAAATTGGATGAAGGTACAGACTTCCTGGTATTCCTCGATGGCAAAACAGCTAAATTGGCTGACCTGAAACCTATGGACGTTTACAGCGTTTACTACGCTGATGGCGATACTGACAAATTGCTGGTATTTGCTAGCCGTACTGTAGTTGAAGGTAAAGTAGACAAAGTAGTTACTCGTAGCAGCACTGACGTTCGTCTGACTATCGGTGACAAAACATACCGTCTGCGTAAAGGTTCTACTTACTCCGACAACGCTAACAAAGACGTTAAAGTGATCGACGACAAAAACTGGGATCTGATTGGCGACCTCGACGGTGAAGATGTAAAACTGTTCTTGGATGCTTCCGGTCGTATCCGTCACGTTGAAACAAAAGACAGCGTAGACGATCGCAAACTGAAAGCTATCGTTACTCGCGCAGCTGTTTACAGCCCTAGCGATGATGAGTATGCTTTCACTGTAATGACTGAAAAAGGTAAAAAACTGACTCTCTCCTTGGAAGCTAAAGACATCGAAGACACTGATGGTCAAGACTTCGACGAAAACGGTAACCAAGACGAGCTGGAAGATATCCTGGTACCAAGCAAAGACGAGAGCCTCGTTATGCTTGAAGTAACTTTGGATTCCAAAGGCGAACCAAGCAAAGTAAAACTGATGGACACTAAAGGTCTGGAATTCTCCGAAGGTCAAGCTTGGGATGACCTGGCAGACGAAGATGACAACATCGTTGGCGACGCTGAAGTAACTGACGACACTGCAATCTTCGACATGACTGGTGCTATCGAAGGCAAACGTCTGGAACTGAAAGATGCTGGCATCGCGAAGTTCAAAGACATCGCTGACGAGAACGACCTGAAAGTTTACTACCTGCTGGATGAAGATGGCGAAGAAGTAGATGCAATCTTCGTTGTTGAAGGCGACGGTTTGGGCGGCGACGCTTCCCTCGGTTATGTACTGCAATACGGTACTAAAGGCGGAGAAGATAGCGTAATCGTTCTGACTAAAGACGACTCCAATGCTGTTGTTCAAAAAGAATACAAATTGGATGACGATAAAGATGGCCTGATCCGTAAAGGTATCAAGCGTGGTGACTTCATCGCATTCGATCTGAATTCCGATGGCGAAGTAGTTGTTGATGACGTTGCTGAAGTAATCGACGGCGCAATCAACAGCGAAAAAGCGAAGTTGAAACTGGATTCCTCCAAATGGGACAAAAACTCCATCGAAGATATCCAATTTGCTCAAGTAAAAGACGTTGATGGTACTACTATCACGACTACTAAAGGCAAAAAACTGTACACTCAATCTTCCACAGCGTTCATCGATGCTTGGGATGATATCACTGGTATCGACGGTGTAGATGATGGCGACCTGATCATCCTGATCGACACTGATGATGACGGTAAACGTTATGACTACGTACTGGTAGTTGGTACAGAAGACTACATCGATGAAGAAAACATCACAGATGCTGAAATCGAAGCATTCTTGACTCAAACTCCAGTTGTAGATCCTGAACCAGGAACTGACTGGAATGCTATCGACAGCAAACTGGATGGCGTTTCCACAGCAGTTGGCGGCGGAGTATACGCATACCAAGTAGTTGCTAACCTGAACTCCAAAGTTTCTGAAGACGACATCGACACTGTAGAACTGACCATCAATGGCAAAGTAGTTACAGATGCTCGTGTTGAAATCAAAGATGGCAAAATCAAAGTACAATACACTACAGATGCAAAAGTAACTTCCGGCGAACTGAAAGTTACTAGCACTGAAGGCGACACTGACAAAGCTACTGTAACTTTCAAAGAAGCTTAA